The window GACTGGAGTAATAAGTTGTAACGTGTAAGCAACACTTAAGACTTAAGTGTCTATCTTTCAGGTTACATTCGCATCACGAGTGGCACAATCTGAGCAATAAGagctacataaacacataaatcGGATGTTTCCAAGACCGGTTTGAATTTATCCTGAATCTGATACCCAATACGGCATTAAATCCACATGGATAATTTAAGAATAGCACATTAAGATGATATTTACATGTCTTCAATTATTATGTGATACTTCTGCCGCCTAAAACATATTAATAGTATTAAAAGATCTCTGGTCTCATCTTTGACTCATAGTGTGTATAGTATTTACTCTATATTGAGTAAATTTTCATTCTTAGATGCAGGAatcaatacatattaaaatatgtagTTAGAAATGGTCATCTACTGATGAtgagttattattaataataataatacagctaataattttttctttcttcttgcaGATTGTATTTTCCTGTACATGTGTGCTTCACTGCTTTGGTGTCATCTAtaattatgtataataaagaTGTGTACGTGTTCATTATTTCTCTGTCTACTTGACTTCATTACAGATATTTGCATTTTGTGTGGTGCAGAACAGGTCACACTGAGAAGAGAACGCCCCGTACTGTAGTTACTTAAGAGCAGCTGGTCAAAGGATAAGTGTCCCAATTGTCTATATGTAGCGAGAGGAAAGATAAATGAACGCCTGTGTCATTTCAGATTGGACATGCCGTACTGTAAACTTTGCACCAGTCGCATTAAGCATGATGTTTTTTGTGAAATTGGTGTTCTAGaccctgatgaaaaaaaaaaacccaaaagaaacCCTCAAAGAAATTGTAatagttataatgggaattgtattggttttaatggaagctgtaatggtccctgtgggtctctcttgttaatttgttgccttctattggtggcatgtaatgtctagtggataccattaaagaccAATAGAACACtgacatttggtaatggttttaattgtttgtaatggtatttgttttGGAAACCATTAGAGTTtcagtgatggtttctattgggtttttttccagcaggaaaaGGTTGTTAAAAGATCATTCAATTGAAGAGCAACATAAACACCGCAGTTGCCATGGTGACCGCAAACATTGAACTTTCAATTATTTCTGAACCTAAATGTAAGGTTTTGGTACCTCGGTATGttgctgaattaaaaaaaatggcttcTCATGTCACTTTAAGTGGTTTACTCTTCATAAGTATCATCATGGTTCAGGATTAAAAATTTGGACAACAAGagaagtatttaaaaatatttaattatctaAAATTCTCTccaaaattgtatttatatgtGATGTGTAAGAGCAGATTTGTATTTTTGCatgttgtctgtttttattgaacTACCTGTACacaacagggaaaaaaaaacaaacctgtcaTAAGAGTCACGTGGGATCGTCTGGACAAATTAGATACCGCTGTCTCATCCGGGTATTTTCGCCTGTACAAACATTCacaagctagctaactaaatTAAGGCCATGACAACCATTAAACCGTACAAGAAAATTCTGTTTTCGTACGCGTAAAACCAGAAAATTGTCAAGGGCATCGTGGCTGCCTGCTACAAACGAGTTAACTTGCAAGTTAGCAAAGATTAGCAGAGCAAATGTTTATGAgatatgttaaaaaaatgaataaataaatcacaatacggttcaagaaaaaaaatacacaatatattCAGAATTATGAATACAACAAAGAAGCtaaaaacattttgtatattgaaaataaaaagaattgtaAAAGTAAAATTGATCAGTCTGAAAGGAATGAGGAATTCACTTCCGGAATGAGCGTGACGTAATTCCGCCTCGCGTGAGCTTATTTCTCACATATAAGGCCCGACTCTTTCGCCTTTCAAACGACtctttgtcattttttaaatcaaacccAGATAAAACACGACATTCCGACCAGTGATTGTTCCTTTCCAAAATACTTTCATGCGCTTCTCATTTTCAGTCCGAATGTTTCGATTAAAATACAGTGCAACAAACGACTCCCATGTGCGAGTCGACTCTCAACGGTCGCATAAAGGAATCGGATCAAAGAGCCGACTCGTCTACAGCTCTCACACCCTCTTTTTTCACTCTGGTTCAGTCCCACTTGATCTGCCGTGGCTGGTCGTGTTTCCTCGCTGCATTCCTTCTccttttgcatttaaaaaagaaaacgccATGTATCTGTGCAGGGCGGCTTTGCAGAGGTTTTCTCCTCTGGCCAGACACTCCATTACACAGCGTGCAATCCTGTACAGAGACGGTGAGGGATAACATGCATTATTTATGCTttatataacacgtgtaatctTGAAATAGGACTGTCTAACATCATAAGGTCAGCAGTATATTATGGTaacatcttaaaaaaaacaacccaaaaaacttTAATTCTGGATGCACTAAATGAGGAAAGTGAATTTATTGTGTTTGTTAGAATAAAAAcaagtgtgtgcatgcatgtaaaGGGGAGCTGAAGGTCAGACCAACAAATATACACGTGCATGCTTATTAATGTATAAATCTAAGATGAATACATcctaaaataatttatttaaggGGGATCCAATTGAACATCAACTCATAATGTAGTGTTTATCTTTAATTTGAATTCAAGAAGAATGACACTAAGTGTCCTAAAGTACACAATGTACTAACAGACTAAAAGGGGATTTATCCAGCAACATACATCCTACCATGTGCACGTGGACACTTTTGTACACCGTAGGAGTGAATTTGTTACTCGAAATATTATATTCGGAcattttgtactgttttgtaaGGCTGAGCCGAGctgagtgttgtttttttgcacagtgAGCATGCAAAATCAGGTGTAAAACATGCCTCGGTACTCCAAAGTGTTCTAGTTTTAGGATTATTTTGGAagattttatgtttatgaaaaaagatataccaccaccatgttatatattacatttatgacctTCATTAGACCTGGGACAGGGGAGGGGACAGGGGTTTGGCTGGAGAAATggcttcttgtgtgtgtgtgtgtgtgtgtgtgctaaaaaaaacaacaacaaaacctttTTATAAACTCGGTCAGCTTTCAGAATGTCTTCCTACAACCTCGTGCACAAGATGTCATTGTTGTTTACTTTATTACTCGTCTTTTCGATGCGAATATCTCAGAAAGTTACCATCGATGTGCATAATGAGCCATGTTAACCGATCAGCCctattctcgattctgattggtcagaacgtgtcGCTATAATTTTCTACTCTGACGTtcgtcacaggtttatattaatgcgctcgttcatTTCTACAATAACAACGTCTCGTTTACGAGGACTTCTACCCGGGAAACGTTCTGTACAGAGACTTTTATcgcacatttatggaaggagtctccagtgttagcgcttTGTCAAATTAGGCTACGTTAAACGTTAATGTTGAAGAGAACACCTTAGAACTTTGGCAAGGCGAGTTTATTGATATAGCACGTTTCATACACCATGGTAATtcaaaagtgctttacataaaaatgataaagaaaaGACAAGGTGTTGGAAAAATATaagaacaagaaataaaaatgtgcattaaaatgagcaggaaataaaaaatgataatgagtctttattggtcgtgtatacattacagcacagtgaaattcttttcttcgtataccccagcatgtcaggatgctggggtcagagcgcagggtcagccatgatacagcgccccctggagcagagagggttaagggccttgctcaagggcccaacagtagaccctgaccttccgatcagtaacccagagctttaaccaccaagccaccactgccccaaaatATAATGGTTACAGAGCTAGAATGCTCTAGATTAGTCAGTAAAGTGCTGCGTAGTGTTGTTCAGTCAGTAAATGCGAAGCGAAATAGGTGTGTGTTCAGTCTGGTGGTAAATGTGGCTCGAGTTTGAGCACATCTTACTTCTTCTGGAAGCTGGTTCCAGCCACGGCTGGCATGATAGCGAAAGGCTAAAACGTCTCCCGTTGTTTTCAGTGAACTCTTGGTATTTCTATCTGACCTGATGGTAACGTTCTGAGATGCCGGTTCGGTTTATATTCAGGTAACATATCTGTAATATATTCAGCTCCTAGGCCATGTCGTGATTGATCGACTAGTAATAATACGTTCAAATCAATTCTGAACGTTAAGACTTGAGAACTGGAGAAATATCCCCGGACGTTTTGGTTGGGGTGATAATCCTGGTATTCTGAATGAGCCGCGACTGTCTTAACGGTCTTTTCGGGAAGACGTGTGAGAAGTCCATCACGGTGATCCACCCTGCTGGTAACGAATGCATGAACAAGTTTCTCGAAGTCTTGACTGGAAATGAAACGCCTACGTCTGGCTATATTTTTGAGGTGATAGCAGGAGGATTTGGTTACTGCTTCCACTTGACTACTGAGATTCCTGActtgtttttgatttattttttgtcttcagAGCCTTGGAGTCAAGGTAGGTGTTCAACTTGAGACGTTCATCTTTGTTTCCGAATACAGTGAGCGCACTGAAAGCACTGCTAGCTGGACTTTTTCCCTCAGAGAACTGTGTTGGTTTAATCTGTCACCACATGCCCTCTcttagacaaacacacacattgcgTGTAGAGTACCCTTTGACTCCCGAAAGACCCGATTACCCCGTATAAATAAATCCTATGTGTatagatgtgtttttatattcatatataatacCAATTACAAACTCCAGAAGTATCTCttttaacccttgtgcgtctTTACGGacatttttgtctatttttatttttttaaataattttgtctgtgttaatgcaaacagaaCAAACTCCGCAAAAGGTGTGtgcttttattggaattttaatattccACCCTCATTTGcgttcataaatctattttaaaactATGTACATAAAATAGATACGCTCAGGACCTTAAGGATAAAACTGTCCCCACCGAACCCCGTTCAAACTGCACCATTTAATCCCTGTGACGTTTAAGCGTGAAATCATGCGTTCTGTGTGAatagggttttgttttgttgaggaggtttcaaaacattgaatttCGAAAAGATTTTCTGAAAtacaaatcccaccccatgtatacGAGTCAAAGAAGGAtcctgagctttgaagatttctgcattatgtaaagaaaccggCGTTTAAACTTCTGAAAATGAACGAATGTTCGGTcgttatgatcagaactgatgctggtaaaaaaaaaaaaaaaaaatcgtcagTGAAAGCGgcaataaatatgaatatatatataatatttctatgaaagtgttttgacacggacatttttgtcctttatagACCTGAGTGGtaggtgtttgttgttgttgtttttagtttttttaaaaaaacctgacactgcataaaaaatacGAACGCATCAAAATGAGTGTTGTTAATCATTGACCTATCCAAGACTTCAATagtcaaaggaaaaaaaaattgtgcttagcatttagtatatggaaaataatgactattttaatttgttttccttaaaaaaacccccaaaaacaacGCGTCTGTGAACATGAACAAAACCTGACCGTGTACCTGAAGGTTgtaactttaaataataatctgaGATCACGAATAAACGTCTTACTTCGGCGCAGCTTGGTATCGTTCCACCCCCTCCATCCCTATTCCTGAAACCAGGAAGTGGAACTGTGCCCAAAAATCTTTTGAACAATGCGTTTACGGAGATTAACGGATTTAGGATTTACGGATAAAAAGATTAAATTAGTCCAGTCTAAAAATACAGACGCGAGTCTCAGACACCGGACGTGTCCGTTGTTTGATataccagtgttttttttttttttttttttttttttgttgcggAAAACTACAATTCCGACATTGTGTTGCGcggtctttcgcggtgatgtttgtaggtaagtgagaccttttagctgtactcacattcgatgcacgtgaatcgacgaGGGCTTTGGCGAAACGCGTGTCgtcatgacgtcacatgacacgttttggcccaaatctgcgatCGAGTTCCTCGAGTTtgagttcatttctgcgatcgccaAATCATGAAATCCCGGAGGGGCtgatacactatatacactggATATCGTCGACAGAAAAGCTCGATTTTTCGTAATTTCAGGCTGTTTTATTGTATAACGCGACCATAGCGACGTCTGATGGGTTTTCAGGACCGCCTCACACTGTTCGTGCAGCTTGGATTTAGTGACAGCGTTCTGTTGATGATACAGCAGACTGTCTTCACGATCGTTGGTATATTATCGGTATTCATATAAGGATCTTCAGACGAGCAGCgtgcctttttgtttttgctgcgaATTATtttatgatctctctctctctgcagtcgTTCCTCAGAGGCTCATGTCATCGGTTCCTGGCGGCTCGGGAGAGAACCTGATTTACGTAGTACTCTGTGGCGGAGCCTTCGCTGCTGCTGGGGCTTACGTAAGTTCTTCATCATTTCAGGCCTGTGAGTATGAAAAGCAGCTTTACTTGACCGCGTAACGTGTTTTTGGTTCACAGGTGTACAGGACGGTATCTACAGACAGCGCTCGTTTTACTGACCGCGTCACAGAGATCGAGGGACGGCCCAAGCCCGAGTGGAAGCCCAAAACATGGCCGCCAAATAGTAAGTCCTCAGAGCGTGGCATTCGGTGTCGGGAGTAGGTGAGGTCACGTTTCTCTCCAGCAACACGTGTATTTTTATCCATGAATGAGTACAAGTACAAGTGCTCTATGACAGGAGTGAACAAATCAGCAGGTGTCACGTCCTGGATAATAGATTTCAATTCATAGTTGCCCAGACAAGTCGATCCAACAAgcggaaaaagaaaaaaaaaatactaaatgactttcgtgaaaaaaaaaaaaaaacacttttttttatttttgttaaaaaataaataaataaataaatttaaatatggtaaaacaaatgttttttctttttttggtagtcaataactccgtttgttgCAACAAACACCTCTATGGCACActcatatttgaaaaaccataacaggtgcactttaaggtaACACACCTGGGTTAATAACGAAATATGATTCAAATCTTAAAGggagaaagtgttttttttatatttatatttacgcGTTAAAGCTTTTTCGAGCACCAGCGACCAAGTACATTTCTGAGGAAATAATAAAAGTCGGTTCGATTTGCCCTGCGTTCTCACACACCGGATTCGAATGGACATTTTTGAATAAAAACGTGTTCTACGGTaggaaataaatacatcaatccGCGCCAAATAAGTGGATTATGTTCATCAAATAAATCTGTGTCCCAGCTGCAGCCCTATCGTCTGCGTTCTGAACGAGAAGTCGGATTAAAACGCGCCCAGAGTCGGCCAGGTTTGGTGTCCTTCCAAGCTCGCGACATTCCTTACCCTTTCAGTGCAGGGCTGCGGTTCAATAACATGACAGATCCCATTTATCTAGACGTCTGAATAGAAGCGTAATGCTTTGCGTAGGCTAGATGAACGAACACGTCGCTTTCGATATCCGTCACGGCCGTTCACTTGGCTCTGAAAGAGACAGCGTAGaccaggatttatttatttcctgccTAGCGTTTGAACTAGAACGCGTTTCCGCGTATATCACAGCGCTGTTgcgttctcgattctgattggccagaaggggttggttgattttatttatttatttatttatttatttatttatttctcgaACAGCAGCTCTAAtcgctgcaaggcaaatcacagatttatatttatattaacgcgcttgtTCTAGCACGTCATCGTTCCTATAGAAACGACGTCGTACCGTGGACGAGCcgtataaacagattttttttaaaaaacaaacaaacgcaaCGTCCGTCATTTGTAAGGACACGTTGATTTAACGCTTTCGGAAGGAGTCTGCCGTGCCCGAGGTTTTCCGCTTCAGAGGAGAGAGTTCACAACGTTAACCGTAAGTATAATCGGATAAAAGTGTACGCCGTGTCGCTCTTTAACAAACTTGCAGTGGTGCGACGGGAATAAAACCGACACTGTTCTAGGAAAACGATCAACTTTAGGAGCCAATAGGAATTCGGCTTTTACGCCCCGGTGAAGGATTTGGCTGTAGCAGCACTCGCCcgtgtgtttcattccttacaatACACACACGATTTACGACGTGCGACGTCAAGTTAGATCTTTATGTATCCAGTGCGTTGGTGTTTGTCTGTGTTCCTGAATTAACAGCAAGTACGGAAATCTCAGTATTAAAAGATTAAGAGATTTCCTTCCTCTCTTACTTCCTCTAACTGTCTCTTTTCTGACTCTTTGCAGAGGATTAATTAACCGGGGCAGTCGAGACGCCGCGCTTGTCGCCGTCGCGCTTTGGATccgtctctcttccctccactACACTCCTTCTACTAACTCCTGAGAGTCCTGCTTTCTGTCCTGCTCTGTGATCTCCCTCGCCTCGCCTCACCCGAAACCTCTGCCTCTCTTCTCGCTCTGTCTCGACTGACTTTAGAGCCAATTAGAGCAATTTTTTGAGTTTTTTGTCGGGAAGCCGTGTAAAAGTCACgcttccccctttttttttttttttcagatttattaaaagctgcAAAAGAATAAAAGTGTCTCTGTGGTGTTGGACTTTTACAGACACACTGACAGCTGTGAAGCAACGCTACGGTTTAACCAGCTTACTGTTCCTGTCCTCTTTTCCTTCCTCATGTCTCTTCTCACTTCTTGTTGCACCTTGCACCTTTTATTTTCtcgtttctttccttttttttcttttgtttttttttgctgcatgcTATCTATTCCTGTCTGCTGTGTGTAGTAACTGGTTTTCAGTTTAACTAATGGGTTTGTGAGAAGATGAAGTGTGTAGAGCGCATGAGGAGAGAGAGGTTCGGGGAATTAATCGGTTACATGAGCAGCATGTTTAGATATGCGATAAACGTTAACTTGTATACGTATAcggttgtgcccaaaagtttgcgcACCCCTTGCGGAATCTGCTAGATCTTAATACCGTTAACAgaataagacggatcataaaaatcccatgttgttgtttatttagccctgtcctgaataaactctttcacataacagatgtttacatacagtccGCAAGACTTGATGATAACCGAATTTATAAAAATCGCCCCGTTCGAAAGTTCACACACGCAAGATTCTCAATACAATTAGAgtcggggggtgtaaacttttgaacaggacgtgtgtgatgtgtgtacaCACGTGCGCGCAGACACCCAACACCGTTGTACCAGTTTATTCAGTATACCCAgtctgtgtgtagtgtgtacatTAATGGTgcggtgcaaaagtttgcatcccccatAGATTGTGGGTGAATTGGTGGTGACTCGGTGGTTATGGCTTTGGGCTACGCATGAGTTCAAATATAACCACacccaagctgccactgttgggttcTTAAgcaaggtttgttttttttttctttctctcctcaaTTTTAATTTTGTCCGGAATTTACCTTCAAAtccccacccaccagccagcgcTCCTTCATCACACGACAGAGCAGCGTAGCGTGACGCACTCGGAAAGCGCTGTCTGCCCTCTTTCTCTTAAACGAGCTCATAGCACGCCCCTGATTGGCTAGGGTTGGAAGGGAGTATGTCCCTCccagtttgttttttctcctcaCGGCTCCTGGGCACGGACGGCTGTGGCATTATCTGGATTTGAGTTTGCCGTCTCCCGACGATTTCTGTCGCACCACTCGTGAATCCTTAATCAAGACTCGAGCCAAGTGATcgaataaagtaaaataaggTGAACGGAATTTTTCATTCATAATCCCTGCAAACTGTGCTCGAATTTCAGCAAATAATTACAGGTCCAAGGTTTGTTACTGCAAAACATTCCCTCACACATTTGTCAAGCCAATTTATCTATCATTTGCACAGTATGTCAAGGTACATGTCTATTAAAATGGATAAGGTAAGTTTCTTATACGTGAATGAGTAAGGGAATGTACAGAAGCACAGCACAATCAGTCTAATTAGAATAAAATAAGTGTACAGTGTAAGTAAGTGGGAAGACAATGAGTAAATAAAGTATTGCAGCGTGATAAAGTGAGGTGTAAGGTGACTCTGGAGGTAGTAATATCTTAATTATAAATCGTTATAGGCTGAGATACTAATGTTAAGTGCAGGAAAAGATAGATAACATTTAAAGTGATACACTTTTTTATGCCAAATCCAGCAAGTCCATAGAAGCTGGAATGAAACCtgctgaataaaatgtaaaagacaAAATACAACTGATCCAACGTCGAGGTGTTTGTGTATTAAGATCAGAAACTGAAGATTCTGAAATTAATCTTAGGTGCTTATCtacctaaaaataaaatgtcgCCGTACGGGATTAATATCATATTAAATTCAGAGGATTTCCAATATTAATGTTACAATTCGGACGATTTAAAAGACGGAGGTCAGAGGCAGTTTATGAGCAGGTGCTTGAGTTATTGCcgaatatttatatcacattcggaaagggggtacaaacttttgaaATGATCCAATTTTGTTTTTTCGTCCCAGTGTTAATATCTTAACAATACACTAATCGACCATTCTGTCGCTGAAGGAGTCCGTAAAACCAGCTCCGAGTAAACGTCCCGATGATTGAGTGAtcgattttaaatgaatttgcccaaaagggtgcacaaacttttgcgcTCAACTGTAAATATTTTCTATCTGTAGTCCTTTAACATGTTCGCTACTGACTGGATGAAATATTCCCATGTAACCATGGAACTTGTTTCCCCTCCTCTGTCTCCCTGCACGTGAAGATTCTGAGGAAGCAGAGGAAGTCGTCGAGGTAGCAGCCGAGGCTCCGGCTGAGGCAGACGTAGAAGAGGCGGCACCGGCGCCCGTGGAACTCGTCGCTGAAGCTAAAGCGGAGGAACCGGCCTCCCTGGTGGAGACGGCCGCCGAGGTGGTTGCCGAGGCGGCAGAGGCGGTCGCCGAGGCAGCCAGTGTCGTCGAGGAGACTGCCGAAGAGGTGGCGGCAGTGGCTCACGAGGTGGAGAAGATAGCGGAGGAGGTGGAGGCTGCAGCCAAGGAGCTGGAAACTCCTGCACTTCCTGTTGTGGAGGAAGCAACCGCCGAGAGCAAGGGTACGGACGCAGCCTCACAGGAGGAGGCGGTTACAGTGTCGGCTAACGCAGAGGCATGAGGGGTGttagggtacacacacacacacacacacacacacaatttaaatgGTAAAAAGAATACATTGCAATACAAACACTAGATGCAAATACTTATTTTTTGAAATAGATTCATCTAGAAGATGCAGTTAGCACAGAGTTCAGTGTGTTTAACAGTTATTTAttagcgctatacaaataaaattgaattgaattgaatttattcaaGCTGGAGAGAAATCTGCGAATGCCTTTAAACAGAGTAGTGTATTTTAGTTATATTCCGACCTAAAGGGAAACTCCACCATCAACGACTTCCATGTTACTCTTTATAATTAACGAAATCCTGagtttatttcattctttcatcgACACGTTGGtctacgttcgcctcacgcttGCGTACATCGCCCACAAATTCATATTCAGACTACCCGCCGATCCTGGTGCCAGCGGGATTTAGCCCGATGCAGCGGCGTTTCGGTCCTTTAGTCTGTCTGACCGTCTCTCCTCATGATTCATCAGTctatctgtacactctgctcgaACAGATAAGCTTCCAACGCTTCAGCTTTCACGCTAATACTGCAGTTAACACCATCGCGCTCATCGTCTCGGAGATCACCGCGAATTAGCCGAGCCGAGCCTCCGCTGTAACTCTGTGTCGTaaagctgcattgcattctgggacttttgAGTCCAGTGTTTGCACCAACGTCTCCACTACTTCAATGCTGGAGTTCATATCGTCATCGTCACATCTTTGTGGGTGGAGTTTCCCTTTTACGTCTTGAGATATGCTGGAAATATTCTTTAaacgaacaaaaacaataatatttcGGTACTGTTCATACGTGCGTGTACTTCATTGTTGACCGTACTGAGCCACTTCAGGGCAGTACCtcctaattaattaattaattaattaatccatCCTAACGAGTACGCGAATATCAGGAACCCTAGAAACCACTGTGGACTTCGTACCGCCTGTGAAATGTGACCAAAAATCTCACCAGCAGTCTTTCACCTCCTTTTCCATGCCTTATCCGTGCCTCTTTTACACATAAACTCAAACATTTGACTAGTTATCTGTTTACAAACCTGATCCCGGATCTTAAAAGtgctaaccttttttttttttttttccttttttttttttttaaacctgcctTACACTTCTTCACTTCTCTTTAAacgcatgcaaaaaaaaaaaaaccccacacacttaAATACATACATCGTgttgttttgtaaatgtttgtgtttaatacTTCTGTGTAAAACATGTCGAGGCTTTCCTGCCAGATATCACTCGGTTGTACACGCCGCTATACTGTGAACGTTTAAATGCCCTGAAATCGGACTTTTCACTCTTATGAGCCAGAAATATAAACCGAAATCTGTCAGGTGGGAGTCTGTGATTGTctgcttttggtttttttttttctttctttgaataTGTACACCACATGTAATATTACACTGTACGAACCATACTGGATGCTCA is drawn from Ictalurus furcatus strain D&B chromosome 8, Billie_1.0, whole genome shotgun sequence and contains these coding sequences:
- the mgarpa gene encoding protein MGARP isoform X3, with amino-acid sequence MRFSFSVRMFRLKYSATNDSHVRVDSQRSHKGIGSKSRLVYSSHTLFFHSGSVPLDLPWLVVFPRCIPSPFAFKKENAMYLCRAALQRFSPLARHSITQRAILYRDVVPQRLMSSVPGGSGENLIYVVLCGGAFAAAGAYVYRTVSTDSARFTDRVTEIEGRPKPEWKPKTWPPNKD